In Arthrobacter alpinus, a single window of DNA contains:
- a CDS encoding DUF402 domain-containing protein has translation MTSSPEIRWQRGDNITWTYIDPTFPDLLDLRPVTVVADDDRHLAVWLAPGTRMLYQVIADGSDIRSLEGGKRFIAPRAQAVRKWSGSGILAVFQPETMYSVWFFETQSGLRDSYYVNIEEPFTRTEQGIVSSDLVLDVVVKADHSFKYKDEDELEFAHQAGVLSSSRVMEIQRAAADAIVTVNSWGFPFNAGFEAFQPDRTWPVPALPNTATWDFQS, from the coding sequence ATGACATCTTCCCCAGAGATACGTTGGCAGCGCGGCGACAACATCACATGGACCTACATAGACCCAACCTTTCCAGACCTTCTTGACCTGCGACCAGTAACTGTCGTCGCCGACGATGACCGCCACTTGGCGGTCTGGTTGGCACCAGGCACCCGCATGCTCTATCAGGTGATTGCTGACGGGAGCGACATCCGCTCACTTGAAGGGGGCAAAAGGTTCATCGCACCACGTGCGCAAGCGGTCAGAAAATGGTCAGGCTCCGGCATTCTTGCCGTGTTCCAGCCTGAAACCATGTATTCCGTATGGTTTTTCGAAACCCAATCGGGACTGCGAGACTCCTACTACGTTAATATCGAGGAGCCCTTCACACGCACTGAACAGGGCATCGTTAGCTCTGATCTAGTGCTCGATGTGGTTGTAAAAGCGGATCACAGCTTCAAGTACAAAGACGAGGACGAACTTGAATTCGCCCACCAAGCCGGTGTGCTCTCGTCGTCCAGGGTCATGGAGATTCAACGGGCGGCAGCAGACGCCATTGTGACCGTGAACAGCTGGGGCTTTCCCTTTAACGCGGGATTCGAGGCCTTCCAGCCAGACCGAACCTGGCCGGTCCCTGCACTGCCAAATACGGCAACGTGGGACTTCCAGAGCTGA
- a CDS encoding MFS transporter, with the protein MPETTIPRLESVRTVTPRERVPAIIWLIAGGIFAMVTSEFMAAGLLPSIADGVGVSIGAAALLISGFAAGQVVGPWLLGMPLSRFGPRVVLAGLLVAFAAAQAIGVISPWTVMLSMRVVSGALMSAYFAIALGTATRLVPGAAQPRATATIFAGVTIGTALGLPLATFAGQAVTWQWAFHIDTIAVLAAAAAIIIFVPSIVGTPTLPVRQMLRPLANRRLWLTLATAGLSIGGTLLGFAFFPTILERVTGVEPTLVPWLLALYGAASVLGNWAVGRLTSRGPARVLAIGLIVLAAGLLAFWAAPTSLPVVILAMIAIGVSGVSLNSAHAARTIAAAGQHPAIMSMLPTVVTGGILLGTSLGSVVVDSGLGLLAPLWIGALFVLAALLTLIPDALDKRGATVLDQAASPAPTPCPIA; encoded by the coding sequence ATGCCTGAAACGACAATCCCTCGGCTCGAGTCCGTTCGAACCGTGACTCCTAGAGAACGTGTACCGGCAATAATCTGGCTCATAGCGGGTGGCATTTTCGCGATGGTCACCAGCGAGTTCATGGCCGCCGGGTTACTGCCCAGCATTGCCGACGGCGTTGGTGTTTCGATAGGAGCTGCGGCGCTGCTGATTTCAGGGTTCGCCGCTGGCCAAGTCGTCGGTCCTTGGCTGCTTGGGATGCCCTTGTCGCGCTTCGGCCCTCGCGTGGTCCTCGCCGGGCTGCTCGTGGCATTCGCGGCGGCGCAGGCGATCGGTGTCATCTCCCCGTGGACGGTGATGCTCTCCATGCGCGTGGTTTCGGGAGCGTTGATGTCAGCCTACTTCGCGATTGCCTTGGGCACAGCAACGCGGCTGGTTCCTGGTGCCGCCCAACCGCGGGCAACCGCCACGATCTTCGCAGGGGTAACGATCGGAACGGCACTCGGTCTGCCGTTGGCGACGTTCGCCGGCCAGGCCGTCACTTGGCAGTGGGCATTCCACATTGACACCATTGCGGTACTGGCAGCCGCCGCCGCGATAATCATCTTCGTTCCATCCATCGTAGGCACGCCAACGCTCCCTGTTCGGCAGATGCTCCGGCCGCTGGCTAACCGTCGATTGTGGCTGACCCTGGCGACTGCCGGACTCTCGATCGGGGGGACGCTCCTCGGGTTCGCCTTCTTTCCCACCATCCTCGAACGGGTCACTGGTGTCGAACCAACTCTCGTTCCCTGGTTGCTTGCCCTCTACGGCGCCGCATCAGTGCTGGGCAACTGGGCTGTGGGACGGCTGACCTCCCGGGGCCCCGCCCGAGTGCTCGCCATCGGCCTCATCGTCCTCGCCGCCGGCCTGCTCGCTTTCTGGGCGGCACCGACCTCGTTGCCTGTCGTTATCCTGGCGATGATCGCCATTGGAGTCAGTGGCGTGTCATTGAACTCCGCTCATGCCGCACGCACCATCGCGGCAGCTGGACAGCACCCGGCCATCATGTCGATGCTCCCCACCGTGGTCACCGGAGGCATCCTCCTGGGCACATCGCTGGGCAGCGTGGTGGTGGACTCCGGCCTTGGCCTGCTCGCACCGCTCTGGATTGGCGCGCTTTTCGTCTTGGCAGCACTCCTTACCCTCATCCCGGATGCGCTCGACAAGCGCGGCGCGACGGTCCTCGACCAAGCCGCAAGTCCTGCACCCACTCCATGCCCGATAGCGTAA
- a CDS encoding dihydrofolate reductase family protein: MRPLRYSINVTLDGCCHHEAGLPPDEESMRYWTSEMERADALLFGRVTYEMMESAWRKPATGTWPGWVDGWQIPFAEAIDRAKKYVVSSTLSGVDWNAELVRGDLGQAVHRLKQEPGEGLWVGGVTLPLALADLGLIDEYEFLVQPVLAGHGPTLLAGLRERIQLELVDRHEFRSGAIALRYRPTRVAA; the protein is encoded by the coding sequence ATGAGACCACTTCGATACTCGATCAACGTCACACTCGACGGCTGCTGCCATCACGAGGCCGGGCTCCCCCCGGACGAGGAGTCGATGCGCTACTGGACCTCTGAAATGGAGCGAGCCGATGCCCTGCTGTTCGGCAGAGTGACCTACGAGATGATGGAGTCGGCGTGGCGGAAGCCGGCCACGGGCACGTGGCCTGGCTGGGTGGATGGGTGGCAGATCCCGTTCGCCGAGGCCATCGACCGGGCGAAGAAGTACGTCGTGTCGAGCACGCTAAGCGGGGTCGACTGGAATGCCGAGCTGGTGCGAGGCGACTTGGGGCAAGCGGTTCATCGACTCAAGCAGGAGCCAGGCGAGGGTCTGTGGGTTGGTGGTGTGACGCTCCCCCTGGCGTTGGCGGATCTGGGACTGATCGACGAGTACGAGTTCCTCGTGCAGCCGGTCCTTGCCGGACATGGGCCGACGTTGCTCGCCGGTCTCCGCGAGCGCATCCAGCTCGAGCTCGTGGATCGCCATGAGTTCCGGTCGGGGGCGATCGCCCTGCGTTACCGACCTACCCGAGTAGCGGCTTGA
- a CDS encoding EamA family transporter — MLSVQLSSALSVSLFPAVGTSGAAWLRLTAGALFFALLCRPNIRKVRRADLPLILGLGVTTGMMTILFLAALSRIPLGTAVAIEFLGPLTVAAIRSHRRRAMVWPALALAGVVLLTEPWLGSIDLLGIGFAALAAGCWGIYILLTQRLGDRFSGIQGLALTAPIAAVVAAIFGIPQAIGNLSWTVILASIGLAILMPVIPFTFELLALRKMTHTAFGTLMALEPAFGVLLGLILLHQRPTIVQAFGVALVVVAGTAAQRNGRRRPSTRTKERSAPQPELIP; from the coding sequence ATGTTGTCCGTGCAATTAAGTTCCGCACTTTCGGTATCTCTCTTTCCCGCCGTAGGAACATCTGGGGCGGCGTGGCTACGGTTGACGGCGGGAGCCCTGTTCTTCGCCCTGCTCTGTCGCCCTAACATCCGCAAGGTCCGCCGCGCCGATCTACCCTTGATCCTCGGGCTGGGAGTGACCACGGGAATGATGACGATACTGTTTTTGGCGGCACTCTCCCGCATCCCTCTGGGCACTGCTGTCGCGATTGAATTCCTTGGACCACTTACTGTCGCGGCTATCCGCAGCCACCGCCGGCGGGCCATGGTCTGGCCAGCTTTGGCATTGGCGGGGGTTGTGCTGCTCACGGAGCCATGGCTGGGAAGCATCGATCTCCTCGGCATCGGTTTTGCGGCCCTCGCGGCAGGGTGCTGGGGCATCTATATCCTGCTCACACAAAGACTCGGAGACCGTTTCTCGGGCATCCAGGGGCTCGCCCTGACCGCGCCTATCGCAGCAGTTGTTGCCGCCATCTTTGGGATACCCCAAGCGATCGGCAACCTAAGCTGGACTGTCATTTTGGCCTCCATCGGGCTGGCGATCCTCATGCCTGTCATTCCCTTTACCTTCGAACTACTCGCCCTACGCAAGATGACACACACCGCATTCGGAACCCTCATGGCACTCGAGCCCGCCTTTGGCGTCCTTCTCGGCCTGATCCTTCTTCACCAGAGGCCAACAATCGTCCAGGCCTTCGGCGTCGCGCTCGTCGTCGTCGCTGGCACTGCAGCCCAACGAAATGGCCGCCGACGCCCATCAACAAGAACTAAGGAACGCAGTGCACCTCAGCCAGAACTGATCCCATAA
- a CDS encoding purine-cytosine permease family protein → MSIDSKSTQILEPQAPANDAAISATKESLEDYTLRFAPRSYRKWTAGVVATSALGGIAYLADFSIGANIGIAYGTTNAILGIIVAAVIIFATGFPLAYYAARYNIDLDLITRGSGFGYYGSVVTNVIFATFTFIFFALEGSIMAQGLQLGLGIPQWIGYAISTIVIIPFVIYGMKTLAKLQVWTTPLWLLLMVVPVGYLLLSHPGSIDDFFAFTGKSGAEGTNVASVMLAAGVCLSLMAQIAEQIDYLRFMPPKTAANKGAWWRAVILAGPGWVIFGAIKQIVGMFIAIYLIAKLDPAASVHANEPVHQFLGVYQEMMPAWLAMTLAVVLVVISQLKINVTNAYSGSLAWTNSFTRVTKTYPGRMVFVMVNLLIALALMEANMFEFLNTILGFYANCAMAWIVTVASDIVINKYLLKISPRVPEFRRGMLYAINPVGFVSMLGSAGVSIAVFFGAFGSAIQPYSPIFAVGLALLLPPLLAVLTRGKYYLRRTDDGIDLPMFDADGNPSDHKLLCHVTGLEFERPDMIRSAQDGPDGEPQYVSSLALSTDKTGELVLPAQK, encoded by the coding sequence ATGAGTATTGATTCAAAGAGCACTCAAATTCTTGAACCGCAGGCGCCTGCCAATGACGCTGCGATCAGCGCGACCAAGGAAAGCCTGGAGGACTACACTCTCCGGTTCGCGCCGCGTTCGTACCGGAAATGGACTGCCGGGGTGGTGGCAACCAGCGCCTTGGGCGGGATCGCATATCTGGCGGACTTCTCCATCGGGGCAAACATTGGCATTGCCTATGGCACCACAAATGCGATTCTCGGCATTATTGTGGCCGCGGTAATCATTTTCGCCACCGGTTTCCCTCTGGCATATTATGCCGCACGGTACAATATTGACCTTGATTTGATCACGCGAGGATCCGGGTTTGGTTATTACGGATCCGTGGTCACGAACGTCATCTTTGCAACGTTCACCTTCATATTCTTTGCGCTCGAAGGGTCAATCATGGCCCAGGGGCTGCAATTGGGGCTCGGCATTCCGCAATGGATTGGATATGCAATATCCACGATCGTCATCATTCCATTTGTGATTTACGGGATGAAAACCCTGGCCAAGCTTCAGGTCTGGACCACTCCGCTGTGGCTTTTGCTGATGGTGGTGCCGGTGGGCTATTTGCTGCTGTCCCACCCGGGCAGCATTGATGACTTCTTTGCCTTTACGGGCAAGTCCGGTGCTGAAGGCACCAATGTCGCATCGGTGATGCTCGCCGCAGGCGTGTGCCTGTCGCTCATGGCCCAGATTGCCGAGCAGATCGACTACCTGCGCTTCATGCCGCCCAAAACTGCCGCGAACAAGGGCGCTTGGTGGCGTGCAGTGATACTTGCCGGCCCCGGTTGGGTCATTTTTGGTGCCATCAAGCAGATCGTGGGCATGTTCATCGCCATCTACCTGATCGCCAAGTTGGATCCGGCGGCGTCCGTGCATGCCAACGAACCGGTGCACCAGTTCCTGGGCGTGTATCAGGAGATGATGCCGGCCTGGCTGGCCATGACCCTTGCCGTGGTTCTTGTGGTCATCTCGCAGCTCAAGATCAACGTGACCAACGCCTATTCGGGCTCGTTGGCGTGGACCAACAGCTTCACAAGGGTCACCAAGACCTACCCGGGCCGCATGGTATTTGTGATGGTCAACCTGTTGATCGCCCTGGCACTCATGGAAGCAAACATGTTCGAGTTCCTCAATACCATTCTGGGCTTCTACGCGAACTGTGCCATGGCTTGGATAGTCACCGTTGCCTCCGACATCGTTATCAACAAGTACCTGCTGAAGATCTCGCCCAGGGTTCCGGAGTTCCGCCGCGGGATGCTCTATGCCATCAACCCTGTGGGTTTCGTTTCCATGCTGGGTTCGGCCGGCGTTTCCATCGCTGTTTTCTTCGGGGCGTTTGGCTCGGCCATCCAGCCGTACTCACCCATCTTCGCCGTCGGCCTGGCATTGCTGCTGCCACCCCTGCTGGCCGTGCTGACCCGCGGAAAGTACTACCTGCGGCGCACCGATGACGGCATTGACCTGCCCATGTTCGACGCCGACGGCAACCCCAGCGACCACAAACTGCTCTGCCATGTCACTGGGCTAGAGTTCGAACGCCCGGACATGATCCGCTCAGCCCAGGACGGGCCCGACGGTGAACCGCAGTACGTCTCCTCGCTGGCCCTGTCCACGGACAAGACCGGGGAACTGGTTCTTCCGGCACAAAAGTAG
- a CDS encoding MerR family transcriptional regulator: MRIGELAERAEVSIKAVRYYEQLGLVKPGRLSNGYRDYSDHDLRVISEIRALSGFGINPAKAAPFVECLEAGHQHSDECPASLAAFRDSITELDRTIASLTSRREHLAERLQQGASRTFRTEITTVIDYSKVLPDNLPVPVDDGAADHLVGLALPNLTFSATDGRKVNLAELGPGRTVVYLYPLTGVPGTDLPEGWDAIPGARGCSTEACDFRDHYTMLRDAGVENVFGMSSQEAGYQGEVVDRLGLPFPMLSDPNFALAKALTLPTFPAPGHDRLYTRLTLIVKDCVIEHVFYPIFPPNAHAQQVLDWLQQ; the protein is encoded by the coding sequence ATGCGTATAGGTGAGTTAGCTGAACGGGCCGAGGTATCGATCAAGGCCGTGCGCTATTACGAACAACTGGGTTTGGTGAAGCCGGGACGTTTATCCAATGGTTACCGCGATTATTCTGATCATGATTTACGCGTGATCAGTGAAATACGTGCTTTGTCCGGGTTCGGGATCAATCCTGCTAAGGCGGCCCCATTTGTCGAATGCCTCGAGGCGGGTCACCAACACAGTGACGAATGCCCGGCTTCGCTGGCCGCCTTCAGGGACAGCATCACAGAGTTGGATCGGACCATCGCATCCCTTACCTCCCGGCGTGAACACCTGGCTGAAAGACTGCAACAGGGCGCGTCCCGCACGTTTAGAACGGAGATCACCACCGTGATTGATTACTCCAAGGTCCTCCCCGACAATCTTCCCGTCCCCGTCGATGACGGAGCCGCTGACCATCTAGTGGGGCTTGCCCTGCCGAATCTAACCTTTTCGGCCACCGACGGACGGAAAGTGAACCTTGCCGAGCTCGGGCCTGGCCGAACCGTGGTTTACCTTTATCCACTGACCGGTGTTCCAGGGACAGACCTTCCTGAGGGTTGGGACGCTATTCCAGGCGCCCGCGGATGCTCCACGGAGGCCTGCGATTTCCGGGACCACTACACGATGCTGAGGGACGCGGGTGTCGAGAATGTATTCGGCATGTCCAGCCAAGAGGCGGGATACCAAGGCGAGGTCGTCGACCGGTTGGGCCTGCCGTTCCCGATGCTATCCGATCCAAACTTTGCCCTAGCCAAAGCGCTGACGCTGCCAACTTTTCCTGCTCCCGGTCATGACCGGCTCTACACCCGCCTGACGCTAATCGTGAAGGACTGCGTCATCGAACACGTCTTTTATCCGATCTTTCCCCCCAATGCTCACGCCCAGCAAGTTCTGGACTGGCTGCAACAATGA
- a CDS encoding DUF3592 domain-containing protein, with product MKIALYIIWALFVVGAIAALTQTIRKAKYQERLIASWPKVQATVTGSRQGWTNGGANTNRNVRFWPQYQFIDPQGALYFGESEVSYANRPEPGEILEVAFNPANPNQSFQVDAPSKLMIGCLIPVFVFIGIIMFWAIGWFTQA from the coding sequence TTGAAGATTGCGCTGTACATCATCTGGGCGCTATTTGTCGTCGGCGCCATAGCGGCTCTGACACAGACCATAAGGAAAGCCAAGTACCAAGAGCGGCTCATCGCCAGCTGGCCGAAGGTCCAGGCCACCGTGACCGGCAGCCGCCAGGGCTGGACAAACGGCGGGGCCAACACCAACCGCAACGTCCGTTTCTGGCCCCAGTACCAGTTCATCGACCCGCAGGGCGCCCTCTACTTCGGTGAATCCGAAGTCTCCTACGCGAACAGGCCTGAGCCTGGAGAGATCTTGGAGGTGGCCTTCAACCCGGCCAACCCGAATCAGTCGTTCCAGGTCGACGCGCCCTCCAAGTTGATGATCGGCTGTCTGATCCCGGTCTTCGTCTTCATAGGCATCATCATGTTCTGGGCCATCGGCTGGTTCACGCAGGCATGA
- a CDS encoding MarR family winged helix-turn-helix transcriptional regulator, translating into MSNREQQVGYVVKQAQSVLRLRMEEALHRHSLTVSQYSCLHHLLRDPGISAAGLARATFMTRQSMNSMLQQLLERGLVERPTRPESGRALPTALTAAGADLLSAAQADVDGVEERMLSGLSPSELTSLTYGLNACVKALED; encoded by the coding sequence ATGAGCAACCGGGAACAACAGGTCGGATACGTAGTCAAGCAGGCACAATCAGTGCTTCGTCTTCGCATGGAGGAGGCGCTGCACCGGCACTCCCTCACTGTTTCCCAGTACTCATGCCTTCACCATCTGCTCCGCGATCCTGGTATCTCCGCTGCTGGGCTGGCCCGCGCCACGTTCATGACGCGCCAGTCCATGAACTCGATGCTGCAGCAATTACTCGAACGTGGACTGGTCGAACGCCCTACCCGCCCCGAGAGCGGTCGCGCTTTACCGACAGCACTCACGGCAGCTGGTGCTGATCTCCTCTCCGCCGCACAGGCTGATGTGGACGGAGTTGAAGAGCGGATGCTGTCAGGACTTAGCCCCTCCGAGCTCACCTCACTCACTTACGGACTCAACGCTTGCGTCAAAGCGCTGGAGGACTGA
- a CDS encoding VOC family protein, with translation MAVTGPDFIALQVRDLEKAAAFYENTVGLTRAPFSPPHAVVFDTQPTFAVRDPEPGLDLESGPLGLGVALWLHDPEAVALHSAVAGAGATILREPFEGPFGMTFVFQDLDGYSVTVHDRATRN, from the coding sequence ATGGCCGTCACCGGTCCCGACTTCATTGCCCTGCAGGTCCGCGATCTAGAGAAGGCGGCAGCCTTCTACGAGAACACCGTCGGTCTGACCCGCGCACCCTTCTCGCCTCCACACGCCGTCGTCTTCGATACCCAGCCGACCTTCGCGGTTCGCGACCCCGAACCCGGCTTGGATCTCGAATCTGGCCCATTGGGACTCGGCGTTGCGCTGTGGCTGCATGATCCTGAGGCCGTCGCCTTGCACAGTGCCGTAGCGGGGGCGGGTGCGACCATCCTGCGGGAACCCTTCGAGGGCCCGTTCGGAATGACATTCGTCTTTCAGGATCTCGACGGGTACTCCGTCACTGTTCACGATCGCGCCACACGCAACTGA
- a CDS encoding AAA family ATPase: protein MPFENYPVRGIAEHSLNALDRGHWPATLPAVAQVLDRGLTLSPATVFVGENGAGKSTLVEAIALAYGLSPEGGSTGARHTTRSTESVLADHLQLVKNAGTTRRGYFLRAETMHGFFTYLEENPGRNGDIQFHEMSHGESFLQLAVDRFRGPGLWVLDEPESALSFSGCLALLGVLKELLAGGKSQVILSTHSPVLAALPGAQILEVGPWGLRPRDWEDLDLVGNWKSFLDSPERFLRHI from the coding sequence ATGCCGTTCGAGAATTACCCGGTCCGAGGGATAGCAGAACACTCCCTGAATGCTCTCGATCGTGGCCATTGGCCTGCAACGCTGCCAGCCGTAGCCCAGGTGCTGGACCGGGGCCTCACTCTGTCGCCCGCTACCGTCTTCGTTGGTGAGAATGGGGCGGGTAAATCCACCTTGGTGGAGGCGATTGCCCTGGCCTATGGCTTGTCCCCTGAAGGCGGTTCGACAGGCGCACGCCACACCACGAGGTCCACCGAATCTGTGCTTGCCGATCACCTGCAATTAGTCAAGAACGCCGGCACAACGAGGCGTGGCTACTTTCTGCGGGCAGAAACCATGCATGGCTTCTTTACCTATCTTGAGGAGAACCCTGGCAGAAACGGTGACATCCAGTTCCATGAAATGTCACACGGCGAGTCATTTTTGCAGTTGGCTGTCGATCGCTTCCGGGGACCCGGGCTGTGGGTACTCGATGAGCCGGAATCCGCCTTGTCCTTTTCGGGGTGTCTTGCCCTCTTGGGCGTCCTCAAGGAACTCCTGGCCGGCGGTAAGTCCCAGGTGATCCTGTCCACACACTCGCCAGTTCTCGCAGCCCTGCCCGGGGCCCAAATTCTGGAGGTTGGTCCATGGGGCCTGCGGCCTCGGGATTGGGAAGACCTAGATCTAGTTGGGAACTGGAAGTCATTCTTGGATTCGCCCGAGCGATTCCTCCGCCATATCTAA